From Camelina sativa cultivar DH55 chromosome 20, Cs, whole genome shotgun sequence, the proteins below share one genomic window:
- the LOC104770382 gene encoding uncharacterized protein LOC104770382 — MQRLQISSRPSEEFLINLSPDFPTADGLVAYDVPKKELSIHNKSTNGERAIHIIPLVLFLCAFVLWVFSTATV; from the coding sequence ATGCAGAGATTACAGATAAGTTCTCGTCCATCCGAAGAGTTTCTGATTAACCTCTCGCCGGATTTTCCAACCGCTGACGGTCTCGTAGCCTACGACGTCCCGAAGAAGGAACTATCTATTCACAACAAGTCTACTAACGGAGAGAGAGCTATTCACATAATCCCTCTTGTTCTCTTTCTATGTGCTTTCGTTCTTTGGGTTTTTTCAACTGCAACCGTATAA